One stretch of Candidatus Goldiibacteriota bacterium DNA includes these proteins:
- the carB gene encoding carbamoyl-phosphate synthase large subunit — protein MPKRKDIKTILLIGSGPIVIGQGCEFDYSGTQACKALKEEGYRVVLINSNPATIMTDPEFADATYIEPLTVDILEKIVIKEKPDAILPTVGGQTALNLAMEFVNKGLDKKYKVELIGANAKSIKKAEDREEFKQAMRKIGMDVPKSSYVTTMAAAMKAAEEIKFPIIIRPAFTLGGTGGGIAYNAAEFKVKADKGMNDSPVHGVLLEESVLGWKEYELEVMRDLKDNVVIICSIENLDPMGVHTGDSITVAPAQTLTDREYQFMRDAAIKIIREIGVDTGGSNIQFAVNPENGRMIVIEMNPRVSRSSALASKATGFPIAKIAAKLAVGYTLDEIPNDITRYTPASFEPALDYVVTKIPRFTFEKFKESKDELGVQMKSVGEAMAIGRTFKESFQKALRSMEVGRYGFGADGKDVDVSKITMEELRKKIVVPSSLRVFYLKYAMQKGMTDKEINKITKIDPWFLHYMREIYDEEKALTALSAKTGKLTPSKAEGIKAEIIQAKKDGFSDVQLAYIFGVTEDKFRNIRIKLGIKPVYKMVDTCASEFKAYTPYLYSAYDSENENPVSKKKKGIILGGGPNRIGQGIEFDYCCVHGVFALKELGYEVSMVNCNPETVSTDYDTSDKLYFEPLTLEDVMAIADEEGPDAGFIAQFGGQTPLKLAMPLYNQNVKIMGTSPLSIDIAEDREKFDKILTKLNISRPENGTAFSLEEAWKIVKRIGYPVLVRPSYVLGGRGMEIVYDDVSFEKYAKEAFIVSEKHPVLIDKFLEDAIEVDVDCVCDGKEAVICGIMEHIEEAGIHSGDSACVLPPLSIRQDAIAVIRDYTHKMALELNVKGLMNVQYALRNDHVYVLEVNPRASRTVPFVSKATGIPWAKIATKIMAGMTIKQLKVKENLDLPHISVKEAVLPFNKFQGADIVLGPEMKSTGEVMGIDKDFGHAYYKAQIAAGQKLPSGGTVFVSVKNKNKRDIVFVVKKLRDMGFDIMATEGTANVLRKYGIAVDTVGKVSEKSPNIIDRMKEGKVQLIINTPVGKGPRSDDYMIRTQAITLGIPYTTTMAGAQAVVTAIEAAEDVKMTVKPLQDYYKEAAKYGLHKK, from the coding sequence ATGCCGAAACGCAAAGACATAAAGACAATACTTCTTATCGGTTCAGGCCCTATTGTTATAGGGCAGGGCTGTGAATTTGATTATTCCGGCACGCAGGCGTGCAAGGCTTTAAAGGAAGAAGGGTACAGGGTTGTGCTTATCAATTCAAATCCCGCCACCATTATGACAGACCCCGAATTCGCGGACGCCACATATATTGAACCTTTGACTGTGGATATACTTGAAAAAATAGTTATTAAAGAAAAACCTGATGCAATTCTGCCCACGGTAGGCGGGCAGACAGCGCTTAACCTGGCCATGGAATTTGTAAATAAAGGCCTTGATAAAAAGTATAAAGTTGAACTTATAGGCGCAAACGCCAAGTCCATCAAAAAAGCGGAAGACAGGGAAGAATTCAAACAGGCAATGAGAAAAATAGGCATGGATGTGCCTAAAAGCAGTTATGTCACCACAATGGCCGCGGCAATGAAAGCGGCAGAGGAAATAAAGTTCCCGATAATTATAAGGCCCGCGTTTACCCTTGGCGGAACCGGCGGCGGTATTGCCTATAACGCCGCGGAATTTAAGGTAAAAGCCGATAAAGGCATGAATGATTCGCCCGTGCACGGCGTACTGCTGGAAGAGTCCGTGCTTGGATGGAAAGAATATGAACTTGAAGTAATGAGGGATTTAAAAGATAACGTGGTAATAATATGCTCCATAGAAAACCTTGACCCGATGGGCGTTCACACAGGCGATTCCATAACTGTCGCGCCGGCTCAGACCTTAACCGACCGCGAATATCAGTTTATGAGGGACGCGGCGATAAAAATAATAAGGGAAATAGGCGTGGATACCGGAGGCAGCAATATTCAGTTTGCGGTGAATCCGGAAAACGGCCGCATGATAGTGATAGAAATGAACCCGCGCGTGTCGCGCTCGTCCGCGCTTGCGTCCAAGGCAACGGGTTTCCCCATAGCGAAAATCGCGGCAAAACTTGCCGTGGGCTACACGCTTGATGAAATCCCCAATGACATTACCAGATACACCCCCGCGTCTTTTGAACCCGCGCTGGATTACGTTGTGACAAAGATTCCCAGATTCACCTTTGAAAAATTTAAAGAGTCAAAAGATGAACTTGGCGTGCAGATGAAATCCGTGGGCGAAGCCATGGCCATAGGCAGGACTTTTAAAGAATCTTTCCAGAAAGCGCTGCGTTCTATGGAAGTGGGAAGGTATGGTTTTGGCGCTGACGGAAAAGATGTGGATGTATCAAAAATAACAATGGAAGAACTTAGGAAAAAGATAGTGGTTCCAAGTTCTTTAAGGGTTTTTTATTTGAAGTACGCAATGCAGAAGGGCATGACAGACAAAGAAATTAATAAAATAACAAAGATAGACCCGTGGTTTCTGCATTACATGAGGGAAATATATGATGAAGAAAAAGCTTTAACCGCGCTTAGCGCCAAAACCGGAAAACTTACTCCGTCAAAGGCGGAGGGTATCAAGGCTGAAATAATTCAGGCGAAAAAAGACGGTTTTTCTGATGTTCAGCTTGCTTATATTTTTGGTGTAACAGAGGATAAATTCAGGAATATAAGGATAAAACTTGGCATAAAACCGGTTTATAAGATGGTGGATACCTGCGCGTCTGAATTCAAGGCGTACACCCCGTATCTGTATTCCGCATATGATTCAGAAAATGAGAATCCGGTGTCAAAAAAGAAAAAGGGAATTATCCTTGGCGGCGGCCCCAACAGGATAGGGCAGGGCATAGAATTTGACTACTGCTGCGTGCATGGGGTATTCGCGTTAAAAGAACTTGGATACGAGGTATCCATGGTTAACTGCAACCCCGAAACTGTATCCACGGACTATGACACGTCTGACAAACTTTATTTTGAACCGCTTACACTGGAAGACGTAATGGCTATTGCCGATGAAGAAGGGCCGGACGCCGGTTTTATAGCGCAGTTTGGCGGACAGACGCCGCTAAAACTTGCCATGCCTCTTTATAATCAGAACGTGAAAATAATGGGTACTTCACCCCTTTCAATTGACATAGCGGAAGACAGGGAAAAGTTTGATAAGATTCTGACAAAGCTTAATATAAGCAGGCCGGAAAACGGCACCGCTTTTTCGCTTGAAGAGGCGTGGAAAATAGTAAAAAGGATAGGCTACCCCGTGCTTGTAAGGCCGTCATATGTGCTTGGCGGACGCGGCATGGAAATAGTATATGACGATGTCAGTTTTGAGAAGTATGCCAAAGAAGCCTTTATTGTGTCTGAAAAGCATCCGGTTTTAATTGATAAGTTTCTGGAAGACGCGATTGAAGTGGACGTGGACTGCGTGTGTGACGGAAAAGAAGCTGTTATCTGCGGCATAATGGAACACATAGAAGAAGCGGGGATACACTCCGGCGATTCGGCATGCGTGCTTCCGCCTTTAAGCATAAGGCAGGACGCCATCGCGGTAATAAGGGATTACACGCATAAAATGGCGCTGGAACTTAACGTGAAAGGGCTGATGAACGTGCAGTACGCGCTGCGCAATGACCATGTTTATGTACTGGAAGTTAATCCGCGCGCGTCAAGAACAGTGCCGTTTGTAAGCAAAGCAACGGGCATTCCATGGGCAAAGATAGCCACAAAAATAATGGCAGGTATGACAATAAAGCAGCTAAAGGTAAAAGAGAACCTTGACCTTCCGCACATCTCTGTAAAAGAGGCGGTGCTTCCGTTCAACAAATTTCAGGGGGCAGACATTGTGCTTGGGCCGGAAATGAAATCCACCGGCGAGGTAATGGGAATAGATAAAGATTTTGGACACGCGTATTACAAGGCGCAGATAGCCGCGGGGCAGAAACTGCCGTCCGGCGGGACTGTGTTTGTAAGCGTAAAAAATAAAAACAAGCGCGATATTGTTTTTGTGGTAAAGAAACTTCGCGACATGGGTTTTGACATCATGGCCACAGAAGGCACTGCAAACGTTCTGCGGAAATATGGAATTGCGGTGGATACAGTGGGAAAAGTTTCCGAGAAATCCCCGAATATAATTGACCGGATGAAAGAGGGCAAGGTTCAGTTGATAATTAACACACCCGTGGGTAAAGGGCCAAGGAGCGATGACTATATGATAAGGACGCAGGCGATAACTCTTGGAATACCTTATACCACCACAATGGCGGGCGCGCAGGCGGTTGTCACCGCTATAGAGGCGGCAGAAGATGTTAAAATGACGGTTAAACCGCTGCAGGATTATTATAAAGAAGCCGC